In the genome of Drosophila pseudoobscura strain MV-25-SWS-2005 chromosome 3, UCI_Dpse_MV25, whole genome shotgun sequence, one region contains:
- the Uba1 gene encoding ubiquitin-like modifier-activating enzyme 1: protein MSSIGDQLMADSASSSSSDAPLCKKRRVEGKASADGAGRASSSGNNNYENHDKAAGAVDISNKSETTTEQQLELCVSSSTSDTCVVNTMAKCANETGRADDVSTSSAVQKESSGSQKESKNCVENNDIVASSAAAAAAARTVSSTNNSNVSSSNNSNNTTPSNSNSNRPTAGGSMAASNSNAAAAGGDIDESLYSRQLYVLGHDAMRRMANSDILLSGLGGLGLETAKNVILGGVKSITLHDTATCGPNDLSSQFYLSEADIGKNRAEASCAQLAELNSYVRTVSHTGPLTEEFLRQFRVVVLTNSDTAEQERIGKFAHENGIALIIADTRGLFAKVFCDFGESFTIYDQDGAQPVSTMIASITHDAQGVVTCLDETRHGFNDGDYVTFSEVQGMQQLNGCQPIKITVLGPYTFSIGDTSSYGEYKSGGVATQVKMPKSISFKSLEQASKEPEFLISDFAKLESPATLHVAFNALSVYQKVNDGALPRPWNEADANCFLQFCKEIKSDVDEKLVLQFAKICAGNTCPMDAAVGGIVAQEVLKACSGKFTPIYQWLYYDALECLPVAGVTEADAQPLGSRYDAQIAIFGRKFQEQLADAKWFIVGAGAIGCELLKNFGMLGLGVGKGQIFVTDMDLIEKSNLNRQFLFRPHDVQKPKALTAAAAIKRMNPDVKVTAYELRVGAETEKVFSESFFGKLHGVANALDNVDARIYMDRKCIFNRIPLVETGTLGTMGNVQVIVPFATESYSSSQDPPEKSIPICTLKNFPNAIEHTLQWARDAFEGVFKQSAENAAQYIADPQFTERIIKLPGIQPLEILDSIKKALIDDKPKSFADCVEWARLYWEDQYANQIKQLLFNFPPDQVTSSGQPFWSGPKRCPDPLVFDVNDSMHLDFIYAAANLRAEVYGLDQVRDRQAIAELVKKVHVPVFVPRSGVKIETNEAAAAASANHYDDNEVDQDRVDKIITDLLKKAEKQSKITPLEFEKDDDNNLHMDFIVACSNLRASNYKIPPADRHKSKLIAGKIIPAIATTTSVLSGLAVLEVIKLIGGHSDLPSFKNAFVNLALPFMAFSEPLPAAKLSYYGNEWTLWDRFEVTGELTLQEFLNYFEEKEKLKITMLSQGVSMLYSFFMPKAKCSERLPLPMSEVVRRVSKRRIESHERSLVFEICCNDVDGEDVEVPYVRYTLP from the exons ATGTCATCGATTGGTGACCAATTGATGGCCGATTCggcatccagcagcagctcggaTGCCCCATTGTGCAAAAAGCGAAGAGTTGAGGGAAAGGCTTCTGCCGATGGTGCCGGGCGAGCATcgagcagcggcaacaacaactacgaAAATCACGACAAAGCAGCAGGCGCCGTTGACATTTCAAACAAGAGCGAGACAACaacagagcagcagctggaattGTGTGTATCGTCGTCTACCTCTGACACATGTGTTGTGAATACGATGGCGAAGTGTGCAAACGAAACCGGCAGAGCCGACGACGTCAGTACATCGTCAGCAGTTCAGAAAGAAAGTAGTGGCAGTCAGAAGGAGAGTAAGAATTGTGTGGAAAACAACGACATCGTAGCttcctcagcagcagcagcagccgcggcCCGCACAGTCAGCTCCACCAACAACTCCAACGTCAGTTCCAgcaataacagcaacaacaccacccccagcaacagtaacagtaatCGGCCTACAGCAGGAGGTAGTATGGCTGCTAGCAACTccaacgccgccgccgccggtgGAGATATCGATGAGTCTCTGTACTCGCGCCAGCTATATGTTCTTGGACACGATGCAATGCGCCGCATGGCCAACTCCGATATACTCCTCTCCGGGCTTGGCGGCCTGGGTCTGGAGACGGCCAAGAATGTGATCTTGGGCGGTGTGAAATCGATCACCCTCCATGACACAGCAACTTGTGGG CCCAATGACTTGTCCTCGCAGTTCTACTTGTCAGAGGCGGACATTGGCAAGAACCGTGCCGAGGCCTCGTGCGCACAGCTGGCGGAGCTGAATAGCTATGTGCGTACCGTGTCCCACACTGGACCCCTAACCGAGGAGTTTCTGCGGCAGTTCCGCGTTGTGGTGCTCACCAATTCGGACACAGCCGAGCAGGAGAGAATTGGCAAGTTTGCCCACGAGAATGGCATTGCCCTGATCATAGCCGACACCCGGGGCCTGTTCGCCAAGGTGTTCTGTGACTTTGGCGAGTCGTTCACCATCTACGACCAGGATGGCGCCCAGCCAGTGTCGACCATGATCGCCAGCATCACACACGATGCCCAGGGAGTGGTGACCTGCCTGGATGAGACCCGTCACGGCTTCAACGACGGCGACTATGTAACCTTCTCCGAGGTCCAGGGCATGCAGCAGTTGAACGGCTGCCAACCGATCAAGATAACCGTCCTGGGACCCTACACCTTCAGCATCGGCGACACCAGCAGCTATGGAGAATACAAGAGCGGAGGCGTGGCCACCCAGGTGAAGATGCCCAAGTCGATTAGCTTCAAGTCCCTGGAGCAGGCCAGCAAAGAGCCAGAGTTCCTGATCTCGGACTTTGCCAAACTGGAATCCCCAGCCACCCTGCACGTGGCCTTCAATGCCCTCTCCGTCTACCAGAAGGTCAACGACGGCGCTCTGCCGCGTCCCTGGAACGAGGCGGATGCCAACTGCTTCCTGCAGTTCTGCAAGGAGATCAAGAGCGACGTGGACGAGAAGCTGGTGCTGCAGTTCGCCAAGATCTGTGCGGGCAACACGTGCCCCATGGATGCGGCAGTTGGCGGGATTGTGGCCCAGGAAGTGCTCAAGGCTTGCAGCGGCAAGTTCACGCCCATCTATCAGTGGCTCTACTACGATGCATTGGAATGCCTGCCGGTTGCTGGCGTTACCGAGGCCGATGCCCAGCCTCTGGGCTCCCGGTATGATGCACAGATTGCCATCTTTGGACGCAAGTTCCAGGAGCAGCTGGCCGACGCCAAGTGGTTCATTGTCGGAGCCGGCGCCATTGGTTGTGAGCTGCTGAAGAACTTTGGCATGCTCGGCCTGGGCGTTGGCAAGGGACAGATTTTCGTCACCGACATGGATCTCATAGAGAAATCGAATCTGAATCGCCAGTTCCTGTTCCGTCCGCATGACGTGCAGAAGCCCAAAGCACTCACAGCCGCGGCGGCCATTAAGCGTATGAATCCCGACGTGAAGGTCACCGCATATGAGCTGCGCGTGGGCGCCGAGACGGAGAAGGTCTTCTCCGAGAGCTTCTTTGGCAAGTTGCACGGCGTGGCCAATGCCCTGGACAATGTGGATGCCCGCATTTACATGGACCGCAAATGCATCTTCAATCGCATACCGCTGGTCGAGACCGGCACACTCGGCACCATGGGCAATGTCCAAGTGATCGTGCCATTTGCCACAGAGTCGTACAGCTCCTCGCAGGATCCGCCCGAGAAGAGCATACCCATCTGCACGCTGAAGAACTTCCCGAATGCCATCGAGCATACGCTCCAGTGGGCCCGCGACGCCTTCGAGGGCGTCTTCAAGCAGTCCGCCGAGAATGCGGCCCAGTACATTGCTGATCCGCAGTTCACCGAGCGCATCATTAAGCTGCCCGGCATTCAGCCCCTGGAGATTCTCGACTCTATCAAG AAAGCCCTCATTGATGACAAGCCCAAGAGCTTTGCGGATTGCGTGGAGTGGGCCCGCCTCTACTGGGAGGACCAGTACGCGAATCAGATCAAACAACTGCTCTTCAACTTCCCACCCGATCAGGTCACCTCCAGTGGCCAGCCTTTCTGGTCCGGGCCCAAGCGCTGTCCCGATCCCCTTGTCTTCGACGTAAACGATTCGATGCACTTGGATTTTATCTATGCCGCAGCCAATCTGCGTGCCGAGGTCTATGGCTTGGATCAAGTGCGCGATCGCCAAGCCATTGCTGAGCTGGTGAAGAAAGTTCAC GTGCCAGTGTTTGTGCCACGCTCTGGTGTAAAGATTGAGACCAATgaggcagccgctgccgcctcgGCCAATCACTATGACGACAATGAGGTCGATCAGGATCGTGTGGACAAGATCATAACGGATCTGCTGAAGAAGGCCGAAAAGCAATCGAAGATCACACCGCTGGAGTTCGAGAAGGACGACGACAATAACTTGCACATGGACTTCATTGTCGCCTGCTCGAATCTGCGTGCCTCAAACTACAAAATCCCACCGGCCGATCGTCACAAGTCGAAGCTGATTGCCGGCAAGATAATACCGGCCATTGCCACCACAACATCGGTGCTGTCCGGCCTCGCTGTGCTCGAGGTGATCAAACTGATTGGCGGCCACTCCGATTTGCCCAGCTTCAAGAATGCATTCGTTAATTTGGCACTGCCATTCATGGCCTTTTCGGAGCCGCTGCCCGCCGCCAAGCTGTCGTACTACGGCAACGAGTGGACGCTGTGGGATCGCTTCGAGGTCACCGGCGAGTTGACGCTGCAGGAGTTCCTCAACTACTTCGAGGAGAAGGAAAAACTGAAGATCACCATGCTGTCGCAGGGCGTCTCCATGCTGTATTCCTTCTTTATGCCCAAGGCCAAGTGCTCGGAACGCCTGCCGCTGCCCATGTCCGAGGTGGTGCGCCGTGTCTCCAAGCGCCGCATCGAGTCCCACGAGCGCTCCCTGGTCTTTGAGATCTGCTGCAACGATGTCGATGGCGAGGATGTGGAGGTGCCCTATGTCCGCTACACCCTGCCCTAA
- the LOC6898794 gene encoding uncharacterized protein produces the protein MCVMCSTLNVLVYLLVISHFVVEIACRVEFTNVKCNSLDKEFSDFEYCYLKSVNRSYKYLSLKVNLFQVPITKFSTKLGLYKRFSGYKPFLYNFTVNGCNFLKRPKSFPVVSYFYEIFKDFSNMNHSCPYDHDLIVDKLTIEQINNRFSKTLTFPEGDYLIELHFLAYGINRAVVKVYFTLS, from the exons ATGTGCGTGATGTGTTCCACCCTCAATGTGTTGGTGTACCTCCTGGTCATATCCCATTTTGTCGTAGAG ATCGCTTGTCGAGTGGAGTTCACGAACGTAAAGTGCAATTCTTTGGACAAGGAGTTCTCCGATTTTGAATATTGTTATCTGAAGTCTGTGAACCGGAGCTACAAATATCTATCGCTGAAAGTCAATCTGTTTCAAGTTCCCATTACCAAATTCTCG ACAAAACTTGGACTGTACAAGCGATTTAGTGGATATAAACCTTTCCTTTACAATTTCACTGTGAATGGCTGCAATTTCCTTAAACGTCCAAAATCATTCCCCGTCGTAAGTTATTTTTATGAGATCTTCAAAGATTTTTCAAATATGAATCATTCATGTCCCTACGAT CATGATCTAATAGTGGATAAGCTTACCATCGAGCAGATTAATAACCGATTCTCAAAAACACTGACATTTCCCGAGGGCGATTACTTGATCGAGTTGCACTTTCTGGCCTACGGCATCAACCGTGCGGTGGTTAAAGTATATTTCACCCTTTCATGA